The Mycolicibacterium lutetiense genome window below encodes:
- a CDS encoding ComEC/Rec2 family competence protein: protein MDLRLVPAALTAWSVSAAAIVWHPGAAVVAGLGAVGLTWLAARWGNGDGAGVAAAVLAVAAVAAGFAVAVGLRVHQVEHHPVSRLYGGTATVEVVPAETPRTIKGGRLMFRAALRRVDRAPMSGRVLVFAPPGFGEAGPGRPVTFRAAVGRPDRRDLSVAVLAASGQPSLGEASAVQRIAQQIRAGFAEAARAALPADQAAMLPALVLGDTSTVTGTTTAQFRTSGLTHLTAVSGANVTIVCGALLLSAALVGPRAAVLLAGAGLVGFVIVVQPSASVLRAAVMGAVTLLAVLTHRRRQAVPALAAGVIALMIAAPELAVDIGFALSVCATASIVVLAPVWSGRLQARGWPRPMAAAVSVAVVAQLVTAPLVAGISGTVSLVAVAANLAVAGVIPPITVLGTAAAVCSTVWPGGAQLLIRFTGPELWWLLSVARWGSALPAAALPSPSGLAGVVSVALGGVALTVLWRLRWVRRGLAAVVFGLLAWALAGQVVGAVGSA from the coding sequence CTGGATCTGCGTCTCGTCCCGGCCGCGCTGACCGCGTGGTCGGTGTCGGCGGCCGCGATCGTCTGGCACCCGGGCGCCGCTGTGGTGGCGGGTCTCGGCGCCGTCGGGCTGACCTGGTTGGCCGCCCGGTGGGGAAACGGTGACGGCGCGGGCGTAGCCGCGGCCGTTCTGGCCGTGGCGGCCGTCGCTGCCGGATTCGCGGTCGCGGTGGGACTGCGCGTGCATCAGGTCGAACATCATCCGGTCAGCCGTCTCTACGGTGGAACCGCGACGGTGGAGGTCGTTCCCGCCGAGACACCGCGGACGATCAAGGGCGGGCGGTTGATGTTCCGTGCTGCACTGCGTCGGGTCGACCGGGCCCCGATGTCGGGGCGGGTCCTGGTGTTCGCACCACCGGGCTTCGGCGAGGCGGGTCCGGGACGTCCGGTGACATTCCGGGCCGCCGTGGGGCGCCCAGACCGCAGGGATCTGAGTGTGGCCGTGCTGGCAGCGTCGGGACAGCCGTCGCTGGGGGAGGCCTCGGCCGTACAGCGCATCGCCCAGCAGATCCGTGCGGGCTTCGCAGAAGCGGCACGTGCGGCGCTGCCCGCCGATCAGGCAGCCATGTTGCCCGCATTGGTACTGGGGGATACCTCGACGGTCACCGGCACGACCACCGCGCAGTTCCGCACGTCGGGTCTCACCCATCTGACCGCGGTGTCGGGCGCCAACGTGACCATCGTGTGCGGGGCGCTGTTGCTCAGCGCGGCATTGGTCGGGCCGAGAGCCGCCGTGCTGCTCGCCGGCGCTGGATTGGTCGGCTTCGTCATCGTCGTGCAGCCCTCGGCCAGCGTCCTGCGGGCTGCCGTGATGGGTGCGGTGACCCTGCTCGCGGTGTTGACCCATCGGCGACGACAGGCGGTGCCCGCGCTGGCCGCCGGCGTGATCGCTCTGATGATCGCGGCCCCCGAACTGGCGGTCGATATCGGGTTCGCATTGTCGGTGTGTGCGACGGCGAGCATCGTCGTCCTCGCCCCGGTGTGGTCCGGGCGGTTGCAGGCCCGTGGCTGGCCGCGCCCGATGGCGGCAGCGGTCAGCGTGGCGGTGGTGGCCCAGTTGGTCACCGCCCCACTGGTGGCCGGGATCTCGGGAACCGTCAGCTTGGTGGCTGTCGCCGCCAATCTCGCAGTGGCCGGGGTGATTCCGCCGATCACGGTCCTCGGTACCGCGGCGGCCGTGTGCTCGACGGTCTGGCCCGGCGGAGCCCAACTACTGATCCGGTTCACCGGACCGGAGCTGTGGTGGCTGCTGTCGGTGGCCCGGTGGGGTTCGGCACTCCCGGCGGCCGCCCTGCCGTCGCCCTCCGGGTTGGCCGGTGTGGTGTCGGTGGCGTTGGGAGGGGTGGCGTTGACGGTGTTGTGGCGGCTGCGCTGGGTGCGTCGCGGGTTGGCCGCGGTGGTGTTCGGCCTCCTGGCCTGGGCACTGGCGGGCCAGGTGGTCGGAGCTGTCGGTTCGGCGTGA
- the holA gene encoding DNA polymerase III subunit delta, whose product MSQQIDGLHLVLGDEELLVERAVGAVLRALRGQAGSDDVPVDRMRAGEVSTSELAELLSPSLFAEERMVVLEAAAEAGKDAVALISSVAADLPPGTVLVVLHSGGGRAKALADQLKKLGAQVHPCVRITKPAERADFVRAEFRALRVKVSDDTVTAVLDAVGSNIRELAAVCSQLVADTAGQVDPVAVRRYHSGKAEVKGFDIADKAVTGDVAGAAEALRWAMLAGEPHVVLADALAEAVHTIARVGPLSGDPYRLAGELGMPPWRVQKAQKQARRWSRDSVAEAMRVVAALNADVKGAAADADYALETAVRRVAQLATR is encoded by the coding sequence GTGAGTCAACAGATCGACGGCCTGCACCTGGTTTTGGGCGATGAGGAACTGCTGGTCGAACGAGCTGTCGGCGCGGTGCTGCGGGCTTTACGGGGGCAGGCCGGGTCCGACGACGTTCCGGTGGACCGGATGCGGGCCGGCGAGGTCAGCACCAGCGAGCTCGCCGAGCTGCTGAGCCCGTCGTTGTTCGCCGAGGAACGCATGGTGGTGCTGGAGGCCGCCGCCGAGGCGGGGAAGGACGCCGTGGCCCTGATCTCCTCGGTTGCGGCCGATCTGCCGCCCGGCACCGTCCTGGTCGTCCTTCACTCCGGGGGCGGGCGAGCCAAAGCGCTGGCCGATCAACTGAAAAAGCTTGGTGCACAGGTGCATCCATGTGTGCGTATCACCAAGCCGGCAGAGCGTGCGGATTTCGTGCGCGCCGAGTTCCGCGCGCTGCGGGTGAAGGTTTCCGACGATACGGTCACCGCGGTACTCGACGCGGTCGGGTCGAACATCCGTGAGCTCGCCGCGGTGTGCTCACAGCTGGTGGCCGACACCGCCGGTCAGGTGGACCCTGTGGCGGTGCGCCGCTATCACAGCGGCAAGGCGGAGGTGAAGGGCTTCGACATCGCGGACAAGGCGGTCACCGGAGATGTCGCCGGTGCGGCCGAGGCGTTGCGGTGGGCGATGCTGGCCGGTGAGCCGCACGTGGTGCTGGCCGACGCGCTGGCCGAGGCGGTGCACACGATCGCGCGGGTCGGTCCGCTGTCGGGGGACCCGTACCGGCTGGCCGGCGAACTGGGCATGCCGCCCTGGCGGGTGCAGAAGGCGCAGAAGCAGGCGCGCAGGTGGTCACGCGACTCGGTGGCCGAGGCCATGCGGGTGGTCGCCGCGCTCAATGCAGACGTAAAGGGCGCAGCGGCAGATGCCGACTACGCCCTTGAGACAGCGGTACGCCGGGTGGCGCAACTCGCCACCCGGTGA
- the rpsT gene encoding 30S ribosomal protein S20, protein MANIKSQEKRILTNERRRLRNQSVRSSLRTAVRGFREAVEAGEKDKAAALLVSTNRQLDKAASKGVIHANQAANKKSALALALNKL, encoded by the coding sequence GTGGCCAACATCAAGTCGCAGGAAAAGCGCATCCTCACCAACGAGCGTCGTCGGCTGCGTAACCAGTCGGTGAGGTCTTCGCTGCGTACGGCTGTGCGCGGCTTCCGCGAGGCCGTCGAGGCGGGCGAGAAGGACAAGGCCGCCGCGTTGCTGGTGTCGACCAACCGCCAGCTCGACAAGGCCGCCAGCAAGGGCGTCATCCACGCCAACCAGGCCGCCAACAAGAAGTCGGCCCTCGCTCTGGCGCTGAACAAGCTCTGA
- a CDS encoding ribonuclease Z, with product MIEVTLLGTGSPIPDPERAGPATLARAGDQAFLIDCGRGVLQRLAAVGLGANQLSALLLTHLHSDHIADLGDVIITRWVSTFTPDAPPLPIIGPPGTAEVVAATLKAFGFDVGYRIAHHADLTGPPPVEVHEYTDGAVWDHDGVHIRVAPTDHRPVTPTIGFRVEHAGASVVLAGDTVPCESLDVLAAGAGALVHTVIRKDLVNQLPMQRIRDICDYHSSVEEAAATATRAGVGILILTHYVPAIAPGTEDQWRALAATEFDRQIELGDDLHRVQVHPGMCAGPRDAGRVKPAG from the coding sequence ATGATCGAGGTCACACTGCTCGGCACCGGTAGCCCCATTCCCGATCCGGAGCGGGCCGGACCGGCCACGTTGGCGCGCGCGGGCGATCAGGCCTTCCTGATCGATTGCGGGCGCGGCGTCCTACAACGACTGGCGGCAGTCGGATTGGGCGCCAACCAGCTCAGCGCACTGCTCCTGACACACCTGCACAGCGATCACATCGCCGACCTGGGCGATGTGATCATCACCCGCTGGGTCAGCACCTTCACCCCGGACGCTCCACCGCTGCCGATCATCGGCCCACCGGGGACCGCCGAAGTCGTGGCGGCGACGCTGAAGGCGTTCGGTTTCGACGTCGGCTACCGCATCGCCCATCACGCCGACCTCACGGGGCCGCCACCGGTGGAGGTACACGAATACACCGACGGAGCGGTGTGGGACCACGACGGCGTGCACATCCGGGTCGCACCCACCGATCACCGGCCGGTGACCCCGACCATCGGGTTCCGGGTCGAACATGCCGGAGCGTCGGTCGTACTGGCCGGCGACACCGTGCCGTGCGAGAGCCTCGATGTCCTGGCCGCAGGCGCGGGGGCCCTGGTACACACCGTGATTCGCAAAGACCTCGTGAATCAGCTTCCGATGCAACGGATCCGCGACATCTGCGACTACCACTCCTCGGTGGAAGAGGCGGCCGCCACCGCCACCCGGGCAGGGGTGGGCATCCTGATCCTGACCCACTACGTACCGGCCATCGCTCCGGGCACCGAGGACCAGTGGCGGGCATTGGCGGCCACCGAATTCGACCGGCAGATCGAGCTCGGCGACGATCTGCACCGCGTACAGGTCCACCCCGGGATGTGTGCCGGACCGCGCGATGCGGGCCGGGTCAAGCCGGCCGGGTGA
- a CDS encoding CBS domain-containing protein, translating into MRIADVLKNKGTAVVTISPETTVTELLAGLTELNIGAMVVIGPGGLAGIVSERDVVRKLHERGSSLLAQPVSEIMTTVVATCTPRDTVDHLSALMTENRVRHIPVLDGGRLAGIVSIGDIVKTRMEELEAEQEQLQAYITQSR; encoded by the coding sequence ATGCGAATCGCGGACGTGCTGAAAAACAAGGGCACGGCGGTGGTGACGATTTCGCCCGAGACCACGGTGACCGAATTGTTGGCCGGGCTGACCGAGCTGAACATCGGTGCCATGGTGGTGATCGGGCCGGGCGGCCTGGCCGGCATCGTCTCGGAGCGTGATGTGGTGCGCAAGCTGCACGAAAGGGGCAGCAGCCTGTTGGCGCAGCCCGTGTCGGAGATCATGACCACGGTGGTGGCGACCTGTACGCCGCGCGACACCGTCGATCACCTGAGTGCGCTGATGACCGAGAACCGGGTGCGCCATATCCCGGTGCTCGACGGCGGCCGGCTGGCCGGCATCGTCAGCATCGGCGACATCGTCAAGACCCGGATGGAAGAACTCGAGGCGGAGCAGGAACAGCTGCAGGCCTACATCACCCAGAGTCGTTGA
- a CDS encoding GNAT family N-acetyltransferase, protein MAAVDVRPPNKTDVKPLAAVLGRAFYDDPVMSWMLPDDPHRRRALARMFATMTRHHFLAAGGSEVAVRAGVIGAAALWDPPGCWRHTPWQELLMMPGFARAFGRRAGRGQQVAGLMKKHHPEEPHWYLAVIGSDPMVRGGGFGHALMRSRLDRVDAEHAPAYLESSNPDNVPYYLRFGFEVTGEIVLPDGGPVMTAMWRRPR, encoded by the coding sequence GTGGCTGCCGTCGATGTCCGTCCGCCGAACAAGACTGACGTGAAGCCGCTCGCCGCGGTGCTGGGCCGAGCCTTCTACGACGACCCGGTGATGTCGTGGATGTTGCCGGACGACCCGCATCGGAGACGGGCGCTGGCCCGGATGTTCGCCACCATGACCCGCCATCATTTCCTGGCCGCGGGAGGCAGTGAGGTGGCGGTGCGGGCAGGCGTCATCGGCGCGGCGGCACTGTGGGATCCGCCCGGGTGCTGGCGGCACACCCCATGGCAGGAGTTGCTGATGATGCCCGGCTTCGCCCGGGCCTTCGGACGCCGGGCCGGTCGGGGTCAGCAGGTCGCCGGGTTGATGAAGAAGCATCATCCCGAGGAGCCGCATTGGTACCTCGCGGTGATCGGGAGCGATCCGATGGTCCGCGGCGGTGGTTTCGGGCACGCCCTGATGCGATCGCGTCTCGATCGCGTCGACGCTGAACATGCGCCGGCCTACCTGGAGTCGAGTAACCCCGACAACGTTCCGTACTACCTGCGTTTCGGGTTCGAGGTCACCGGGGAGATCGTCCTGCCCGACGGCGGTCCCGTCATGACTGCGATGTGGCGCCGGCCGCGCTGA
- a CDS encoding type II toxin-antitoxin system PemK/MazF family toxin has protein sequence MLDTMASQWKAFQQVLKDVRDGAGNLVFNEAPKFVRQLQTTDNVPRTVQQGIQQGLQQGIKLGLGVLAAAAAPPPQAITAGRPVSKHTVPTAHRARKVVYAPDLDGQADPGEIVWTWVVYEDDPTQGKDRPVLVVGRDQRTLLGLMLSSQDYHQDDPDWIGIGIGSWDYEGRPSWVRLDRVLDVPEEGIRREGAILDRSRFEAVAIRLRAQYSWG, from the coding sequence ATGCTCGACACCATGGCGTCGCAGTGGAAGGCGTTCCAACAGGTTCTCAAGGACGTCAGGGACGGCGCCGGGAACCTGGTGTTCAACGAGGCCCCGAAGTTCGTCCGCCAGCTTCAGACCACCGACAACGTGCCGCGGACGGTGCAGCAGGGCATCCAGCAAGGCCTTCAGCAGGGCATCAAGCTGGGCCTGGGGGTGCTCGCCGCCGCCGCAGCCCCGCCGCCGCAGGCGATCACCGCGGGACGTCCGGTGTCGAAGCACACCGTGCCCACCGCCCATCGAGCCCGCAAAGTCGTGTACGCCCCCGATCTGGACGGGCAGGCCGATCCGGGCGAGATCGTCTGGACCTGGGTGGTCTATGAGGACGATCCGACCCAGGGCAAGGATCGCCCCGTCCTGGTGGTGGGCCGCGATCAGCGCACCCTGCTGGGGCTGATGCTGTCCAGCCAGGACTACCACCAAGACGATCCGGACTGGATCGGCATCGGGATCGGCTCCTGGGACTACGAGGGCAGGCCGAGCTGGGTCCGACTGGACCGGGTGCTGGACGTGCCGGAGGAAGGCATTCGCCGCGAAGGCGCAATCCTGGACCGCAGCCGGTTCGAAGCGGTCGCAATCCGACTGCGTGCTCAGTACTCCTGGGGCTGA
- the lepA gene encoding translation elongation factor 4: MLDTRAHQEIPISSFADKTFTAPAQIRNFCIIAHIDHGKSTLADRMLQLTGVVDDRSMRAQYLDRMDIERERGITIKAQNVRLPWESKGEQFVLHLIDTPGHVDFTYEVSRALEACEGAVLLVDAAQGIEAQTLANLYLALDRDLTVIPVLNKIDLPAADPERYAGELAHIIGCEPSDVLRVSGKTGAGVAELLDEVVRQVPAPTGDADAPARAMIFDSVYDIYRGVVTYVRVVDGRITPREKIAMMSTGATHELLEVGIVSPDPKPSDGLGVGEVGYLITGVKDVRQSKVGDTVTTARKGATEALTGYREPRPMVYSGLYPVDGSDYPVLREALDKLQLNDAALTYEPETSVALGFGFRCGFLGLLHMEITRERLEREFNLDLISTAPNVVYRVIKDDGSEIVVTNPSDWPEGKVREVYEPVVKTTVIAPSEFIGTIMELCQSRRGELGGMDYLSPERVELRYTMPLGEIIFDFFDSLKSRTRGYASLDYEEAGEQQADLVKVDILLQGEAVDAFSAIVHKDSAAAYGNKMTTKLKELIPRQQFEVPVQAAIGAKIIARENIRAIRKDVLSKCYGGDITRKRKLLEKQKEGKKRMKTIGRVEVPQEAFVAALSTDAASDKPKK; the protein is encoded by the coding sequence CTGCTTGACACCCGCGCTCACCAGGAGATTCCCATCAGCAGCTTCGCCGACAAGACGTTCACTGCGCCGGCGCAGATCAGGAACTTCTGCATCATCGCCCACATCGACCATGGCAAATCGACGTTGGCGGACCGGATGCTGCAGCTCACCGGCGTCGTCGACGACCGGTCGATGCGGGCGCAGTACCTGGACCGGATGGATATCGAGCGTGAGCGCGGGATCACCATCAAGGCGCAGAATGTGCGGTTGCCGTGGGAGTCCAAGGGCGAACAGTTCGTTCTGCACCTGATCGATACCCCCGGCCACGTCGACTTCACCTACGAGGTGTCCCGGGCCCTGGAGGCCTGTGAGGGTGCGGTGCTCCTGGTCGACGCCGCCCAGGGCATCGAGGCGCAGACGTTGGCCAACCTGTACCTGGCGCTCGATCGGGACCTGACGGTCATTCCGGTGCTCAACAAGATCGACCTGCCCGCCGCTGATCCGGAGCGCTACGCCGGGGAACTCGCGCACATCATCGGCTGCGAGCCGTCCGACGTGCTGCGGGTGTCCGGCAAGACCGGCGCCGGCGTGGCCGAGCTGCTCGACGAGGTGGTCCGGCAGGTGCCGGCGCCGACCGGTGATGCCGACGCTCCCGCCCGGGCGATGATCTTCGACTCGGTCTATGACATCTATCGCGGCGTGGTGACCTACGTACGCGTCGTCGACGGCAGGATCACGCCGCGCGAGAAGATCGCGATGATGTCCACCGGCGCCACCCACGAACTGCTCGAGGTGGGCATCGTCTCACCGGACCCGAAGCCCAGCGACGGTCTCGGCGTCGGCGAGGTCGGCTATCTCATCACGGGTGTGAAGGACGTCCGGCAGTCCAAGGTCGGCGACACCGTGACCACGGCGCGCAAGGGCGCCACCGAGGCGCTGACCGGCTACCGGGAACCACGGCCGATGGTCTACTCCGGGCTCTACCCGGTCGACGGCTCGGACTATCCGGTGTTGCGCGAGGCGCTGGACAAGTTGCAGCTGAACGACGCCGCGTTGACCTACGAGCCCGAGACGTCGGTGGCGCTGGGCTTCGGATTCCGCTGCGGCTTCCTCGGCTTGCTGCACATGGAGATCACCCGTGAACGGCTGGAGCGCGAGTTCAACCTGGACCTGATCTCCACCGCCCCCAACGTGGTGTACCGGGTGATCAAGGACGACGGATCCGAGATCGTCGTGACCAACCCGTCGGACTGGCCCGAGGGCAAGGTGCGGGAGGTCTACGAGCCGGTGGTCAAGACCACGGTGATCGCGCCCAGCGAGTTCATCGGCACGATCATGGAGCTGTGCCAGTCGCGGCGCGGTGAACTGGGCGGCATGGACTACCTCTCACCCGAACGTGTCGAGCTGCGCTACACCATGCCGCTGGGCGAGATCATCTTCGACTTCTTCGACTCGCTGAAGTCCCGCACCCGTGGTTACGCCAGCCTTGACTACGAGGAGGCCGGCGAGCAGCAGGCCGACCTGGTCAAGGTCGACATCCTGCTCCAGGGTGAGGCCGTGGACGCGTTCAGCGCCATCGTCCACAAGGATTCTGCGGCGGCCTACGGCAACAAGATGACCACCAAGCTCAAGGAGCTCATCCCTCGTCAGCAGTTCGAGGTTCCGGTCCAGGCTGCGATCGGCGCGAAAATCATTGCCCGCGAGAACATCCGGGCGATCCGGAAGGACGTGCTATCCAAGTGCTACGGCGGTGACATCACCCGTAAGCGCAAGCTGCTGGAGAAGCAGAAAGAGGGCAAGAAGCGCATGAAGACCATTGGTCGCGTGGAGGTTCCTCAGGAGGCGTTCGTCGCGGCCCTGTCCACCGACGCGGCCTCGGACAAGCCCAAGAAGTAG
- a CDS encoding class I SAM-dependent methyltransferase, protein MSEQDRIRWDAAYSDHESVAAPALPQAFVGLTDRFPVTGSALDVACGTGRGSVWLAQRGLAVWGLDVSAVAITEARQAAARHGVAERCRFDVADLDEGLPAGLPVDVVLCHRFRDPGLYSSLAARLRPGGLLAICVLSEVGAEPGRFRAVPGELEAAFAGLETLGAAEGDGQAWLVARAPATAR, encoded by the coding sequence GTGAGCGAGCAAGACCGCATCCGTTGGGACGCGGCGTATTCCGACCACGAGTCGGTTGCCGCGCCGGCTCTGCCGCAGGCCTTCGTCGGCCTCACTGACCGGTTTCCGGTGACCGGTTCTGCCCTCGATGTCGCGTGCGGCACCGGCCGGGGTTCGGTGTGGCTGGCTCAGCGCGGGCTGGCCGTCTGGGGGCTCGACGTGTCCGCCGTGGCGATCACCGAGGCGAGGCAGGCCGCCGCACGCCACGGGGTGGCAGAGCGCTGCCGTTTCGATGTCGCCGATCTCGACGAAGGTCTGCCGGCCGGACTGCCGGTCGACGTGGTGTTGTGCCATCGCTTCCGTGACCCTGGGCTCTACTCGTCCCTGGCCGCCCGGCTACGACCGGGCGGCCTGCTGGCCATCTGTGTGCTCAGTGAGGTCGGCGCGGAGCCGGGCCGATTCCGGGCCGTTCCGGGTGAGCTCGAGGCGGCCTTTGCCGGTCTGGAGACCCTGGGTGCGGCCGAGGGGGACGGCCAGGCCTGGCTGGTGGCCCGGGCACCCGCTACTGCGCGTTGA
- a CDS encoding ANTAR domain-containing protein, whose amino-acid sequence MSYNRLRADDTSRIKIDVAIGVLVALRGCAPDQAFAELVRVMQRTGIGIGSIAKALVDLAGGSSGTSAEYAEAFNAWGELLAQARRVPVNAQ is encoded by the coding sequence ATGAGCTACAACCGCCTCCGTGCAGACGACACTTCACGCATCAAGATCGACGTGGCGATCGGTGTTCTGGTCGCCCTGCGCGGTTGCGCGCCGGATCAGGCGTTCGCCGAGCTGGTAAGGGTGATGCAGCGCACCGGCATCGGAATCGGCAGCATCGCAAAGGCTTTGGTCGACCTCGCCGGTGGCAGCTCGGGCACCTCGGCCGAGTACGCCGAAGCGTTCAACGCCTGGGGTGAACTGCTGGCACAGGCCCGACGGGTACCCGTCAACGCGCAGTAG
- a CDS encoding sensor domain-containing protein, with protein sequence MSCRTVMVALVAVSLLTAGCAQMVDGRPLRAQDSVPVVDETLTDSGLEDLLVSPEEAGEIIGVAGLEPMEFRDISDTLNVNSNRLSEEDCRAVVFGAQEAVYADSGWTGVRDQVLTTPKSRQSVEQTVVLYPSDDEARGFFDSARQSWQACAGRTISVGTGRLMTHWDIADVVAEESLFTQFSTEQQQPEWPCDHALAVASNVVFETWACGVGIGGNQAAALALRMADKAAAQ encoded by the coding sequence ATGTCCTGCCGAACCGTGATGGTTGCTCTGGTCGCCGTGTCACTGCTGACGGCAGGATGCGCACAGATGGTCGACGGCCGTCCCCTGAGGGCGCAGGACTCCGTTCCGGTGGTCGACGAAACCCTCACCGATTCCGGACTCGAGGATCTCCTGGTGTCGCCCGAGGAAGCCGGCGAGATCATCGGTGTGGCGGGACTGGAACCCATGGAATTTCGCGACATCAGCGACACGTTGAACGTCAACAGCAACAGATTGTCTGAGGAGGATTGCCGCGCAGTGGTTTTCGGGGCACAGGAGGCGGTATACGCGGATTCGGGATGGACCGGGGTGCGTGATCAGGTGCTGACTACGCCGAAATCCAGACAGAGCGTGGAACAGACGGTGGTGCTGTATCCGTCGGACGATGAGGCTCGCGGATTCTTCGACTCGGCGAGGCAATCGTGGCAGGCATGTGCCGGACGCACCATCTCCGTCGGTACCGGACGTTTGATGACGCACTGGGATATCGCCGATGTCGTCGCCGAGGAGTCCCTGTTCACCCAGTTCTCGACCGAACAGCAACAGCCCGAGTGGCCGTGCGATCACGCGCTGGCGGTGGCCTCCAACGTCGTCTTCGAAACCTGGGCGTGCGGAGTGGGCATCGGTGGCAACCAGGCAGCCGCCCTCGCACTGCGCATGGCAGACAAGGCGGCCGCTCAGTAG